One segment of Desulfovibrio sp. X2 DNA contains the following:
- a CDS encoding PAS domain-containing sensor histidine kinase: MAKRQDRRNDAPQGDMGQNGEPIRVSDIPTQERKRRQRELWLAALGALLIVALTWGELKYIGLDSYLFLPIFNFNFVLLAVILFVVVRNVVKLLLDRKRRVLGSRLRTRLVLSFMVLTLVPTLLMFVVAVQYVRTGIDYWFQSKIEGSMEQSLGLGQDIYAILRERPLLVARSIEADIRARRYTWGGSGMDQFLGEKKDQLGLGLIGVLTPDRREQNWHQDPDFEGPWREFRASIDWKALAEGRGYVSNLLSGPGQDVVVAVLAVDKGHTGYLVLGEGLGAGMLAKMDRVVNGVEEYKKLRALKSPLKAALYLTMGLMTGSIILGSVWFGFRLAKEISAPVQALAVGTQRIARGDLSVRLEDKSTDELGFLVQSFNRMAEDLQESQERLTQANQRLNQQNMELEARGSYIEALLNNITAAVVSLDSEGRVNTVNRAAESMLGLDARSLIGRPPLEGLVGEHRRLMQRLIDIPATQPGGQWQEQSLISLGSREMKLLINVVELRLPDGGRAGLVALIEDITELEKMQRVAAWREVARRIAHEIKNPLTPIKLSAQRLEKRFGPEIEDPVFRESTRLIVRQVEHMQEMVQEFSAFAKLPEMVLRPGNLRPLLEEVVAVFSTSHTGIAWSLDAAADLPRLSFDAEGMRRVLLNLLGNAAEALQGRGHVEVSAFHDPILRLVVVEVRDDGPGLSEEERSRIFEPYFSRKKGGTGLGLTIARSIVSDHHGFLRVRPNEPNGTVFVIELPLA; the protein is encoded by the coding sequence ATGGCGAAACGTCAGGACAGGCGAAACGACGCGCCGCAGGGCGACATGGGCCAGAACGGCGAGCCCATCCGCGTGAGCGACATCCCCACGCAGGAGCGCAAGCGCCGCCAGCGCGAACTCTGGCTGGCCGCCCTGGGCGCCCTGCTCATCGTGGCCCTGACCTGGGGCGAGCTCAAGTACATCGGCCTCGATTCCTATCTTTTCCTGCCCATCTTCAACTTCAACTTCGTCCTCCTCGCGGTCATCCTCTTCGTCGTCGTGCGCAACGTCGTGAAGCTGCTCCTGGACCGCAAGCGCCGGGTGCTCGGCTCGCGGCTGCGAACGCGCCTCGTGCTGTCCTTCATGGTCCTCACCCTGGTGCCGACGCTGCTCATGTTCGTCGTGGCCGTGCAGTACGTGCGCACCGGCATCGACTACTGGTTCCAGTCCAAGATCGAGGGCTCCATGGAGCAGTCGCTCGGGCTCGGCCAGGACATCTACGCCATCCTGCGCGAGCGTCCCCTGCTCGTGGCCCGCAGCATAGAGGCCGACATCCGCGCCCGCCGCTACACCTGGGGCGGCAGCGGCATGGACCAGTTCCTGGGCGAGAAGAAGGACCAGCTCGGGCTCGGCCTCATCGGCGTGCTCACCCCGGACAGGCGCGAGCAGAACTGGCATCAGGACCCGGACTTCGAGGGCCCCTGGCGCGAGTTCCGCGCCTCCATCGACTGGAAGGCCCTGGCCGAGGGGAGGGGCTACGTCTCGAACCTCCTCTCCGGGCCGGGCCAGGACGTCGTCGTGGCCGTGCTCGCCGTGGACAAGGGGCACACCGGCTACCTCGTGCTCGGCGAGGGGCTCGGGGCCGGCATGCTGGCCAAGATGGACCGGGTCGTGAACGGCGTGGAGGAGTACAAGAAGCTCAGGGCGCTGAAGAGCCCGCTCAAGGCGGCCCTCTACCTGACCATGGGGCTCATGACCGGCAGCATCATCCTGGGCTCGGTCTGGTTCGGCTTCCGCCTGGCCAAGGAGATTTCCGCGCCCGTGCAGGCCCTGGCCGTGGGCACGCAGCGCATCGCGCGCGGAGACCTCTCCGTGCGCCTGGAGGACAAGTCCACGGACGAGCTCGGTTTCCTGGTCCAGTCCTTCAACCGCATGGCCGAGGACCTGCAGGAGAGCCAGGAGCGGCTGACCCAGGCCAACCAGCGCCTGAACCAGCAGAACATGGAGCTCGAGGCGCGCGGCTCCTACATCGAGGCCCTGCTCAACAACATCACCGCGGCGGTCGTCTCACTGGACAGCGAGGGCCGTGTGAACACGGTCAACCGCGCGGCCGAGTCCATGCTCGGCCTGGACGCCCGCTCCCTCATCGGCCGTCCGCCCCTGGAAGGGCTGGTCGGCGAGCACAGAAGGCTCATGCAGCGCCTCATCGACATCCCCGCGACGCAGCCCGGGGGGCAGTGGCAGGAGCAGTCGCTCATCTCCCTCGGCTCGCGGGAGATGAAACTGCTCATCAACGTCGTGGAGCTCAGGCTGCCGGACGGCGGCCGGGCGGGGCTCGTGGCGCTCATCGAGGACATCACCGAGCTCGAGAAGATGCAGCGCGTGGCCGCCTGGCGCGAGGTCGCGCGGCGCATCGCGCACGAGATCAAGAACCCCCTCACGCCCATCAAGCTCTCGGCGCAGCGCCTGGAGAAGCGCTTCGGCCCGGAGATCGAGGACCCCGTGTTCCGGGAATCCACCCGGCTCATCGTGCGCCAGGTGGAGCACATGCAGGAGATGGTGCAGGAGTTCTCGGCCTTCGCCAAGCTGCCCGAGATGGTCCTGCGCCCCGGCAACCTGCGTCCGCTCCTGGAAGAGGTCGTCGCGGTCTTCTCCACGAGCCACACCGGCATCGCCTGGTCGCTCGACGCGGCCGCGGACCTGCCGCGCCTCTCCTTCGACGCCGAGGGCATGCGCCGCGTGCTCCTGAACCTGCTCGGCAACGCGGCCGAGGCCCTGCAGGGCCGGGGACACGTGGAGGTCTCGGCCTTCCACGACCCCATCCTCCGCCTGGTCGTGGTCGAGGTGCGCGACGACGGCCCAGGGCTCAGCGAGGAGGAGCGCTCGCGCATCTTCGAGCCCTATTTCTCGCGCAAGAAGGGCGGCACCGGC
- a CDS encoding DUF4390 domain-containing protein, with translation MQISRILHSLPASRRFLLALLPFLCAALLLHPAPARAQHLILDRFLLANNAQSVSVRFGLHIDDISRVEEELANGGELGLVVQVTLKRKRTAWADATVAHKELVGLVGYDALSRQFHASRPGVEKILRGPSLAPLIEKLWSDVELDMAPWSVLERGHDYLLDFEMRLARKDVPTWLRTTLFFWSWDVIPPTTYRLEFAY, from the coding sequence ATGCAGATATCACGAATCCTTCACTCCCTTCCGGCCTCGCGCCGGTTCTTGCTAGCGCTGCTGCCGTTTTTGTGCGCGGCGCTGCTGCTCCATCCAGCGCCTGCCCGGGCGCAGCACCTGATCCTCGACCGCTTCCTCCTGGCCAACAACGCCCAGTCCGTGAGCGTGCGCTTCGGCCTGCACATCGACGACATCTCGCGCGTCGAGGAGGAGCTCGCCAACGGCGGCGAGCTCGGCCTCGTGGTCCAGGTGACGCTCAAGCGCAAGCGCACGGCCTGGGCCGACGCCACTGTGGCCCACAAGGAGCTCGTGGGGCTCGTCGGCTACGACGCGCTGAGCCGTCAGTTCCACGCCTCCCGTCCCGGCGTGGAGAAGATCCTGCGCGGTCCCTCTTTGGCTCCCCTGATAGAGAAGCTGTGGAGCGACGTGGAGCTCGACATGGCGCCGTGGAGCGTGCTCGAACGCGGCCACGACTACCTGCTCGACTTCGAGATGCGCCTTGCGCGCAAGGACGTGCCCACCTGGCTTCGGACCACGCTCTTCTTCTGGTCCTGGGACGTCATCCCGCCCACCACCTACCGCCTGGAATTCGCCTACTAG